The following coding sequences lie in one Apium graveolens cultivar Ventura chromosome 3, ASM990537v1, whole genome shotgun sequence genomic window:
- the LOC141710574 gene encoding uncharacterized protein LOC141710574, producing MKKGNVRYLTHKDLEGSEHKSSSMSEFDKLAEVCRVACELYDQHKQNNLSIFDTHCAADKSLGKRLVGEYQETNKEKEPVFSCSRACRISGEELFKGARKKCRGGTSSSSRYYEYAYVRRSWGDHGDQVVTEKVLGRKRRCYDLKDGAFEYYDQVVTERVLGKKRNCYDLKDENFEYCDQMGKERVLGMERDCYDKSLEKRPVTTHHQESNKQPFSSSRTCRISEEELFKGGCKKSRGETSSFSRYYEYANVRRSWGDHDDQVVTEKVLRRKRKCYDSKDEDFEYYDQVMKERVLGNKRNWYDFKDEDSEGSEKNEKKPRSNNYKARNRIVETAPLPVRFADEIQRLGGNDVRLLIQKNLSATDLNPKENRLNIPTNQTREEAKDFLTEAENLSLDKRDAKGKIVPMQVPVLEPNLKRSHIDFKKWVVNKSPWYVLCGSWTAMQTSNHLEVGSDLQVWSFRVNEELNLALVEVPLPDPEMQQ from the coding sequence ATGAAGAAAGGCAATGTGAGATATTTGACACATAAAGACTTGGAGGGAAGCGAACACAAGTCGAGTTCCATGTCTGAATTTGATAAATTGGCTGAAGTTTGTAGGGTTGCTTGTGAGTTATACGATCAACATAAACAGAACAATCTTTCGATTTTCGATACTCATTGTGCTGCTGATAAATCTTTGGGAAAGAGGCTTGTAGGTGAATATCAAGAAACTAACAAAGAGAAAGAGCCAGTCTTTAGTTGCTCTAGGGCTTGTCGTATTTCAGGAGAAGAGTTGTTCAAGGGGGCACGTAAGAAGTGTAGGGGAGGGACTTCTTCGTCGTCTCGATATTACGAGTATGCTTATGTGAGGAGATCATGGGGTGATCATGGTGATCAGGTTGTGACAGAGAAGGTTCTTGGAAGGAAAAGGAGGTGCTATGATTTGAAAGACGGGGCTTTTGAGTATTATGATCAGGTTGTGACAGAGAGGGTtcttggaaagaaaagaaattgcTATGATTTGAAAGACGAAAATTTTGAGTATTGTGATCAGATGGGGAAAGAGAGGGTTCTTGGAATGGAAAGAGATTGCTATGATAAATCTTTAGAAAAGAGGCCTGTAACTACTCATCATCAAGAAAGTAACAAACAGCCATTTTCTAGTTCAAGAACTTGTCGTATCTCAGAAGAGGAGTTGTTCAAGGGGGGTTGCAAGAAGAGTAGAGGAGAGACTTCTTCGTTCTCTCGATATTACGAGTATGCTAATGTGAGGAGATCATGGGGTGATCATGATGACCAGGTTGTAACAGAGAAGGTTCTCAGAAGGAAAAGAAAGTGCTATGATTCGAAAGACGAAGATTTTGAGTATTATGATCAGGTAATGAAAGAGAGGGTTCTTGGAAACAAAAGAAATTGGTATGATTTCAAAGATGAAGATTCCGAGGGTTCCGAAAAGAATGAGAAGAAACCAAGGAGTAACAATTATAAGGCGAGAAATAGAATTGTGGAAACTGCACCATTGCCAGTAAGGTTTGCTGATGAAATTCAAAGGTTGGGGGGTAATGATGTTAGATTGTTGATACAGAAGAATCTTTCTGCTACTGATCTGAACCCAAAAGAGAACAGGCTTAATATTCCCACCAACCAAACTAGAGAAGAAGCCAAAGATTTTCTTACAGAAGCTGAAAACTTATCTCTGGACAAACGCGACGCGAAAGGTAAAATAGTGCCAATGCAAGTTCCGGTGCTGGAGCCAAATCTAAAGAGGTCACATATTGATTTCAAAAAGTGGGTTGTGAACAAATCGCCTTGGTATGTTTTGTGCGGTTCTTGGACTGCAATGCAAACAAGTAATCATCTTGAAGTTGGCTCAGACCTGCAAGTATGGTCGTTTCGAGTTAATGAAGAATTGAATTTGGCACTTGTAGAAGTCCCGCTCCCAGACCCTGAAATGCAGCAATAG